The genomic region GTCCTTCATCTTGCGGCTCATCGGGCCCAGGTTGGAGGTGCCTTCGGTCAGCGCAGGTGGCGCGGTGGCGGAGCCGGCAGCTTGAATCTGGATGTTGACGTTCGGGTATTCCTTCTTGTAACCCTCGGCCCACAGGGTCATCAGGTTGGCCAGGGTATCGGAACCGACGCTGGACAGGTTGCCCGACACACCAGTGGTCTTGACGTAAGCCGGAATTGCCGGATCAACACCAGCGGCCACCGCGTTGGCGGTCGCAACGCCAGCAGCGACAAAAGTCATTGCCGCCATCAAACGTTTCAGTTTCATGCCTTGCTCCTAGCAGATAGGGATAATTGGATCGGGGCCAAGTATCGGGAGGCCGTGTGAACACTCTATGTCTTAAATATGACAATTAGATGAAAGGCCACTATCGGAAAGCGAAGGCTTGTAAGGAGCGAGACATTGAATGAATGCCTCGCCACAGTGGATTAGGCTAACTCTAGCGGCCGCGTTTCCACAGATACCCACCCACCAACATCCCCATCACACACAAGACGGCCACGTAGTAAGCCGGGCCCATAGGGCTCTCCTTCATCAACAGCGATACCGCCAATGGTGTCAGCCCACCGAACACGGCATAAGCGACGTTGTAGGAGAATGACAGGCCACTGAAACGCACCACTGGCGGGAAGGCCTTGACCATCACGTAGGGCACCACACCGATGGTGCCCACGAACAAACCGGTCAATGCGTACAACGGGAACAGCCAGTCCGGGTGAGCCATCAGGCTGTGGTAGAGCGTCCAGGAGGTTGCCAACAGCAGCGCGCAACCGGTGACCAATACGCGGCCGGCGCCAAAACGGTCGGCCAGGGCGCCCGAGGCAATGCAACCCAGGCTCAACGTTACGATGGCCAGGCTGTTGGCTTGCAGCGCAACCGTAGGGCTGAAGTGATAGACGGTTTGCAGCACGGTCGGCGTCATGAGGATGACCACTACGACGCCGGCCGACAACAGCCAGGTCAGCAGCATCGACAACACAATGGCGCCGCGATGATCGCGCAGCACTGCACGCAACGGCAGCTCGGCAGCCAGGGTCTTGCGTTGCTGCATCTCGGCGAAGATCGGTGTTTCATGCAGCCAGCGGCGCAGATACACCGACAGCAGCCCGAATACACCGCCGAGCAGGAACGGGATCCGCCAGGCGTAATCGGAGACCTGCTCCGGGGTATAGGCCGTATTGATGGCGGTGGCCACCAGCGAGCCCAGCAAGATACCGGCGGTGAGGCCGCTGGTCAGGGTGCCGCAGGCGTAGCCGATGTGGCGCGGCGGGACGTGCTCGGAGACGAACACCCAGGCGCCCGGTACCTCGCCGCCAATCGCCGCGCCCTGGATGACGCGCATCAGCAGCAGCAGGAGCGGCGCCCACAGGCCGATCTGCGCGTAAGTCGGCAGCAGGCCCATGATCAGGGTCGGCACGGCCATCATGAAGATGCTCAGGGTGAACATCTTCTTGCGCCCCAGCAGGTCACCGAAGTGCGCCATGATGATGCCGCCCAGGGGGCGCGCCAGGTAGCCGGCGGCGAAGATGCCGAAGGTCTGCATCATGCGCAGCCATTCGGGCATGTCGACGGGGAAGAACAGTTTCCCGACCACGGTGGCGAAAAACACGAAGATGATGAAGTCGTAGAACTCCAGCGCCCCGCCCAAGGCAGACAGCGACAGGGTTTTGTAGTCGTTGCGGGTCAGCGGGCGCGAGGGTTGCGCACTGCTTGCGGGCACGGAAGACATGGCAAGGTTTCTCTTATAGTAGTCAGGACGGCAAGCCCGGGACTTGCGGCAGGCTTGGCAAGATAGCAAATCGCTCCAAAAAGCACAGCGTCGAGCCCTTAACAGTTCAGTGGCAGGCAATCTTACCGACGCAGGCCAGCGCTCAACTCGGCCAGGAGCACAGT from Pseudomonas synxantha harbors:
- a CDS encoding MFS transporter, giving the protein MSSVPASSAQPSRPLTRNDYKTLSLSALGGALEFYDFIIFVFFATVVGKLFFPVDMPEWLRMMQTFGIFAAGYLARPLGGIIMAHFGDLLGRKKMFTLSIFMMAVPTLIMGLLPTYAQIGLWAPLLLLLMRVIQGAAIGGEVPGAWVFVSEHVPPRHIGYACGTLTSGLTAGILLGSLVATAINTAYTPEQVSDYAWRIPFLLGGVFGLLSVYLRRWLHETPIFAEMQQRKTLAAELPLRAVLRDHRGAIVLSMLLTWLLSAGVVVVILMTPTVLQTVYHFSPTVALQANSLAIVTLSLGCIASGALADRFGAGRVLVTGCALLLATSWTLYHSLMAHPDWLFPLYALTGLFVGTIGVVPYVMVKAFPPVVRFSGLSFSYNVAYAVFGGLTPLAVSLLMKESPMGPAYYVAVLCVMGMLVGGYLWKRGR